A part of Solicola gregarius genomic DNA contains:
- a CDS encoding ABC transporter ATP-binding protein — MSEIRIEHVSRWYRNVVAVNDVSMTIGPGVTGLLGPNGAGKSTLIALMSGFLAPSTGTVTLDGAPLWRNEQIYRSIGLVPEREALFDYLTGRQFVVANAELHKLAAAGAAADRAIALVEMTEAQDRTIATYSKGMRQRIKMASALVHDPPVLLLDEPFNGMDPRQRIHLMDLLRTMGAEGRTVLFSSHILEEVEQVARQVEVVVAGRHAASGDFGAIRRLMTDRPNRFVLRTADDRLLASTLLGDPSVRGARLRPEGGIEVEASDFGRFSEALPRLAREHGVRLHEVTPTDESLESVFSYLVSS; from the coding sequence ATGAGCGAGATCCGGATCGAACACGTGTCGCGGTGGTATCGCAACGTCGTCGCGGTCAACGACGTGTCCATGACCATCGGGCCCGGAGTGACCGGCCTGCTCGGGCCCAACGGTGCCGGCAAGTCCACGCTGATCGCCCTGATGTCGGGCTTCCTCGCGCCGTCGACCGGCACGGTCACCCTCGACGGCGCACCGCTGTGGCGCAACGAGCAGATCTACCGCAGCATCGGGCTGGTGCCGGAGCGGGAGGCCTTGTTCGACTATCTGACCGGGCGGCAGTTTGTCGTCGCCAATGCCGAGCTACACAAACTGGCCGCCGCCGGCGCGGCCGCGGATCGGGCGATCGCGCTGGTCGAGATGACCGAAGCGCAGGATCGGACGATCGCGACGTACTCCAAGGGGATGCGGCAGCGGATCAAGATGGCCTCGGCGCTGGTGCACGACCCGCCGGTGCTGCTGCTGGATGAGCCGTTCAACGGCATGGACCCGCGGCAGCGGATCCATCTGATGGATCTGCTGCGCACCATGGGTGCCGAGGGGCGAACGGTGCTGTTCAGCTCCCACATCCTGGAGGAGGTCGAGCAGGTGGCTCGCCAGGTGGAGGTCGTGGTCGCGGGACGACACGCGGCCTCGGGTGACTTCGGCGCGATCCGGCGACTGATGACCGACCGGCCGAACCGGTTCGTGCTGCGTACCGCGGACGACCGACTGCTCGCGTCGACCCTGCTGGGCGATCCGTCGGTACGCGGTGCGCGGCTGCGGCCCGAGGGCGGCATCGAGGTGGAGGCGTCCGACTTCGGCCGCTTCAGCGAGGCGCTTCCGAGGCTTGCCCGCGAGCACGGCGTACGCCTCCACGAGGTCACCCCGACGGACGAGTCCCTCGAGAGCGTCTTCTCCTACCTGGTGTCGTCATGA
- a CDS encoding ABC transporter permease — protein sequence MSSPSDPAPRGQGTGVIHDLGYRPYGGPRLGAGAVAWSFFLTGLRNTYGLGRSARSKVLPMMLLTLVVLPALILVGVLVQARDLLGLDEQIVAYSTYPITTQLMISVFVAAQAPALISRDLRFGTITLYLARPMTRAAYVLVRVSSLTVATFVLIGAPLLLMYVGGLLADLPFGRETGRFLGAAVGALLLAACLSGLAALVAALTVRRGLAVAAVVVVLVVSYTVVSSIQGIALETDAEAVGEVAGLFSPYTLVDGVQVFCFDAPAATPTPPTSTAMGLLYVAVVLLTVLATLAGLMARYRRVRA from the coding sequence GTGTCCAGCCCGTCTGACCCCGCTCCGCGAGGGCAGGGAACCGGCGTCATCCACGACCTCGGCTACCGCCCCTACGGCGGGCCGCGCCTCGGTGCGGGCGCGGTGGCGTGGTCGTTCTTCCTCACCGGCCTGCGCAACACGTACGGGCTCGGCCGCTCCGCGCGGTCGAAGGTGCTACCGATGATGCTGCTGACGCTGGTGGTGCTCCCGGCACTGATCCTGGTGGGCGTGCTCGTGCAGGCACGCGATCTCCTCGGCCTCGACGAGCAGATCGTGGCGTACTCGACGTACCCGATCACCACGCAGCTGATGATCTCCGTCTTCGTGGCGGCACAGGCGCCGGCACTGATCTCGCGCGACCTGCGCTTCGGCACCATCACGCTCTACCTGGCGCGGCCGATGACCCGGGCGGCGTACGTGCTGGTGCGCGTTTCGTCGCTGACGGTCGCGACGTTCGTGCTGATCGGTGCGCCGCTGTTGCTGATGTACGTCGGCGGCCTGCTCGCCGACCTGCCGTTCGGTCGGGAGACCGGGCGCTTCCTCGGCGCCGCCGTCGGGGCGCTACTACTGGCGGCGTGCCTGTCCGGGCTGGCGGCACTCGTCGCGGCGCTGACGGTTCGGCGAGGGCTCGCCGTGGCGGCGGTCGTCGTGGTGCTGGTGGTCAGCTACACGGTGGTGTCGTCCATTCAGGGGATCGCGCTGGAGACCGACGCCGAGGCGGTCGGCGAGGTCGCCGGGCTGTTCTCGCCGTACACCCTCGTCGACGGCGTGCAGGTCTTCTGCTTCGACGCTCCCGCGGCGACTCCGACGCCACCGACCAGCACCGCGATGGGACTGCTGTACGTCGCCGTCGTACTGCTGACCGTGCTCGCCACGCTCGCAGGGCTGATGGCCCGCTACCGGAGGGTGCGGGCATGA
- a CDS encoding class I SAM-dependent methyltransferase gives MTERAASRTAVLVCQARAVADERLAVGRFADPIARDLLTPDERVLVDHVREEKLATGWGAGMELELLRATAEVMVPRTVAIDDAVRDTVAPQVVIVGAGLDARVWRMSELAERAVIEVDLPASQDDKRRRAARLSAVAGRLDLVPADLSREHLGDVLDGAGHRTDVPTMWIWEGVVPYLQRDAVAATVAAIGARSAPGSRLAINYQAPSPIASLGRAAVCWSTRLGRRPNPMAGEPQRSAWKPSAIAALLKGHGFEAVADDDLLSLATGLGMAPKARFSLRNGRVLIADR, from the coding sequence ATGACTGAGCGAGCGGCGAGCCGGACGGCGGTCTTGGTGTGCCAGGCGCGCGCTGTAGCCGACGAGAGATTGGCCGTCGGGCGTTTCGCCGATCCGATCGCTCGCGACCTGCTGACTCCCGATGAACGCGTCCTCGTCGACCACGTCCGCGAAGAGAAGCTGGCGACCGGATGGGGCGCTGGTATGGAGCTGGAGCTCCTGCGGGCGACTGCCGAAGTGATGGTGCCACGCACCGTCGCCATCGATGATGCCGTGCGTGACACCGTCGCGCCGCAGGTCGTCATTGTCGGCGCCGGGCTGGACGCGCGTGTCTGGCGGATGAGCGAGTTGGCCGAACGTGCCGTCATTGAGGTCGACCTTCCTGCCAGTCAGGACGACAAACGCAGGAGAGCCGCCCGTCTGTCGGCGGTTGCCGGGCGGCTGGACCTCGTCCCGGCGGACCTGAGCCGCGAACACCTGGGCGATGTGCTCGACGGGGCCGGCCATCGAACCGACGTGCCGACGATGTGGATCTGGGAAGGTGTCGTTCCGTATCTCCAGCGGGATGCCGTCGCGGCGACCGTCGCCGCGATCGGCGCACGCTCAGCACCCGGCAGCAGACTCGCCATCAACTACCAGGCCCCGTCACCGATCGCCTCGCTCGGCCGCGCAGCGGTGTGCTGGTCGACCCGGTTGGGCCGGCGCCCCAATCCGATGGCCGGCGAGCCCCAACGGTCAGCCTGGAAGCCCTCGGCCATCGCGGCATTGCTGAAGGGCCACGGCTTCGAGGCCGTCGCCGACGACGATCTGCTCTCTCTGGCGACCGGTCTCGGCATGGCGCCGAAAGCGCGATTCTCACTGCGCAACGGACGGGTTCTCATCGCCGATCGATGA
- a CDS encoding ABC transporter permease, protein MISRTIVRLGVRSIFGRWRGAILIVLPVILLGMAVLVRALVGDDDTAAENTLYGLGLVVIVPLIALLATSGLLAPEIDDGSISYLLAKPISRHTLVASKLVVALGCVTAFGAVPMLIAGLILQAGTPSLGVAYAVGTVISGAAYCALFALLSVLTRHAVVIGLIYLLIWESLLGGLLDGVRWLSITRWSAVVVGDIADVTLVDDLSLLYAVLATIVTVVAGAWLTGNRLRAFNLTGDE, encoded by the coding sequence ATGATCTCGCGGACGATCGTCCGGCTGGGCGTGCGGAGCATCTTCGGCCGATGGCGCGGCGCGATCCTCATCGTGCTGCCGGTCATCCTGCTGGGTATGGCCGTGCTGGTGCGCGCGCTCGTCGGCGATGACGACACCGCCGCGGAGAACACCCTCTACGGGCTCGGCCTCGTCGTGATCGTGCCGCTGATCGCGCTGCTGGCGACGTCGGGACTGCTGGCACCGGAGATCGACGACGGCTCGATCTCCTACCTGCTGGCCAAGCCGATCTCGCGGCACACGCTGGTGGCCAGCAAGCTGGTCGTCGCGCTCGGATGCGTGACGGCCTTCGGCGCGGTCCCGATGCTGATCGCGGGGCTGATACTGCAGGCGGGCACGCCGTCACTCGGGGTCGCCTACGCCGTCGGAACGGTGATCAGCGGCGCGGCGTACTGCGCACTCTTCGCGCTGCTGTCGGTACTGACCCGCCACGCCGTGGTGATCGGCCTCATCTACCTGCTGATCTGGGAGAGCCTGCTCGGCGGGCTACTCGACGGTGTCCGCTGGTTGAGCATCACCCGCTGGTCGGCCGTCGTCGTCGGCGACATCGCAGACGTCACCCTCGTCGACGACCTCTCGTTGCTGTACGCCGTGCTCGCGACCATCGTCACCGTCGTCGCGGGCGCCTGGCTCACCGGCAACCGGCTCCGGGCGTTCAACCTGACGGGCGACGAGTGA
- a CDS encoding DUF998 domain-containing protein, whose protein sequence is MPQDPTTFDRAAAVTRSLLGWGVVAGPFYVVIGLVLALTRPGFDLASHALSMLTLGDHGWMQRANLVVSALMVLAAAYGVLRVIRSGRGLAVGTLTGVYGLCLVLSAIFLPDPTAGFPPGRADDTVTTSGILHLVFGAIGFVCLAVAAFAYARWASSRSETGQSRVGIWCGIVVIVGFVGGAALAQSAIGVALLWLSVLAGWLWLALACAHLYTVVPHPVIAQRATPQEHA, encoded by the coding sequence ATGCCACAGGATCCAACCACGTTCGACCGGGCCGCTGCGGTCACTCGCAGCCTTCTCGGATGGGGAGTCGTCGCCGGTCCGTTCTATGTCGTGATCGGGCTGGTCCTCGCGCTCACCAGGCCGGGATTCGACCTCGCCTCCCACGCCTTGAGCATGCTGACGCTCGGTGACCACGGGTGGATGCAGCGTGCCAATCTCGTCGTCTCGGCACTCATGGTGCTCGCAGCGGCTTACGGGGTTCTCCGAGTGATCCGCTCCGGCCGCGGGCTCGCGGTCGGGACGCTGACCGGCGTGTATGGGCTCTGCCTCGTCCTGAGTGCGATCTTCCTCCCCGACCCGACAGCAGGATTCCCGCCAGGACGCGCCGACGACACGGTTACGACCAGCGGCATCCTTCACCTGGTGTTCGGCGCCATTGGCTTCGTCTGTCTGGCTGTTGCCGCGTTCGCCTACGCACGGTGGGCGTCGTCGCGCAGCGAGACGGGCCAGTCGCGGGTTGGCATCTGGTGCGGGATCGTCGTCATCGTCGGTTTCGTCGGTGGTGCGGCGCTGGCGCAGTCCGCCATCGGGGTGGCGTTGCTGTGGCTGTCCGTGCTCGCCGGCTGGCTCTGGCTCGCCCTGGCCTGCGCCCATCTCTACACGGTGGTCCCGCACCCGGTGATCGCCCAGCGAGCCACCCCACAGGAGCACGCATGA